The segment ATCGCGCTGGATGAACTGCCGCCGCTCTTCATGATGGGCATCCGGTTCTTCCTCTTCGGCATCGGGTTCTATGTTTATCTCCGGCTGCGGGGAGCGCCCAATCCGGACCTGCGCGAATGGTTCCGGTCCGCGGTCATCGGCTTCTTCCTCATGCTGGGGGGGAGCGCAGGGGTGGCCTACGCTGAACAGTGGGTGGCATCGGGCCTTGCGGCGCTCGTGATCGCCACGACGCCGCTCTGGACCGTTCTGTTTGCGGGCATCTGGAAGCGGTGGCCGAACCGGCTCGAATGGGCCGGGCTGCTGGTCGGGCTGGCCGGGATCGTGGTGCTGAACTTCGAAGGAGACCTCAAGGCAAGTCCTGTGGGCGCGGCGCTGCTCATCCTTGCGGCAATGTCCTGGGCCTTTGGGTCCGCATGGAGCCAGCATCTGAAACTTCCCCGGGGGATGATGGCCGGGGCGGCCCAGATGATCACCGGCGGCGCAATAGTTCTGCTCGTCAGCTTCGCCATCGGTGAGAGGATCACGGCGATCCCGACCTGGCGGTCCATCAGCGCTGTCCTGTACCTGGGGATCGTCGGATCGCTGGTGGGTTTCACGGCCTATGTCTATCTTCTCGGCAGGGTGCGGCCCGCCCTGGCGACCAGTTACGCTTATGTGAACCCCATCATTGCCGTGCTGCTGGGCATGTGGGTCCTGGGAGAGCGGATCCATGGGGCCGGGATGATCGCCATGATGATAATCCTGACCGGTGTTGTTCTGGTGCTGCTGGGCCAGCTGAGATACCGGGATGCGGGAAAGGAGTAAATGAAGATATGGATGAACAAGAACGCAAAGCACTGATGAAGGAGACCTTCGACACCGTGTCCGGCGGATACGACAACGGGGCGCTCCGCTTTTTTCCCGCGAGCGCCGAACACATGGCCGCTTCACTCGGGCTGAGCGGGGATGAGCAGGTGCTGGACGTGGCATGCGGAACAGGGCACGCGTCATTCGCGATCGCGAAAAGATTGAAAGGGGGGCGGGTGACTGCCGTGGATTTTTCCCCCGGAATGCTCGAGCAGGCGCGGAAGAAGGCGGCGGCGCTGAATGTCAGCACGGTCGATTTCCTTGAGCGGGATATGCAGAACCTTGACTTCCCTGCAGGTCTTTTTGATATTGCCGTCTGCGCCTTCGGTCTTTTCTTTGTCGAGGACATGGACGCACAGCTGTCGCACATCGTCTCAGCCGTACGACCGGGCGGCAGGATCATGATCTCCAGTTTTCAAGAGAACTATTTGCATCCCTTGAAAAATTTGTTTTTCGAACGACTTGAGACGTTCGGCGTCCTTCAGCCGCCCCAAACCTGGAAGCGCATCGCGAATGAAGCCGGATGCAGACAGCTTTTCGAAAAGGCGGGGCTTGCGGACATCCGTGTCGAGCAGAAGAACGTGGGCTACTATCTGGACAACGCCGGCCAATGGTGGGACATTGTCTGGAATGCGGGGTATCGAAGGATGGTGGACCGGCTTTCCGCGAAGGACCAGGGGCAATTCAAGCGGGAACATTTGCAGGAAGTCGAAGCGCTCAGGACTGGGAAAGGCATCTGGCTCGACGTCGGCGTGCTGTATACCATGGGAACGAAGCCGGAGGAGCGCTCATAGCGGACCGGTCAGGGCCGGACGAAAGTGCCTGGATCAGGCGGGCTACTGACGGGTTTCTTTTTCGGTCGTTCTGATCAGCAGTCCTGTTGTCGAAACCATTACACTGAACTCTTCCGCGCTGTTCGTGTTGATGAAGGTAGCGGACCCATACTCGGCATCCAACAGGGGATTAAGGATAGTGAACCTGCGCCGGAGATCGAACAGGTCAACGGGTCTGTCCTTGGACAACGAATACACCGTATGGACCTTTGTCGTTTCATCGCTCAGGATCGCATAGCGGCCCGCCACACGATCGAGTTCATAGGAGGTGTGCAGCCCGAAGATGTTTGCCAGCGGTTTCCATTTGAGAATGTGGGCGTCAATATAAAGCTGATCACCGGATAGAGAAAATATTTTTTCGCCGCCATCCGGCAGGGAAAACCGGGCAATGAACGTCTGCTTACCCGTTGGCTCAACGTTCACGATCGCCGCAAGTTCCTCTCTGGTCAATGCATGATACCCCTGAACGGCAATGATGACGGTGCCGAACAGGGCTGCCAGGGAGATCATCAGCAACGCGATCACGAAGTTCATGGCCGTGCCGAATACCTTTCTTTTCTTCAGGGCTGCAATGGTCATGATAAGAAAGACAAGGCCGAGAAGGGCAAAAAGTAGTGCGACGATGAGCAGAGGATTCGACAGTGTCATATGGCTCCTTTCTCACGCGACCAGGCCCGCCTGCTGCCAGGGAGCGCAGCGGAAACGCAGCGGCCGCCAGCGCTTTTCTATACGGCTTGATTGAATTCATCCATATACCGAAACCATTCCATGAACCTTGTCTTCATAATTCTTGTTCAGGAACCTGACCATGAAAGCCTCGTCCGGTACGCCATCCTGCTGGTTTGTGAGACCATTGTTCAACTTGATACCTGCTTGTTTTGTCGTAGTTTCCAACCGTCCTTTGTTAACGTGATGATTCTTTTTGTATAATGAAGCGTTACACCATGGTCCGAGGTGCTGACTTCCTGAAATTCCAGGGTCTTGTTGTCTATCCATTTCGGATCCGATGCAGGAATGCTGTGCTGAAAGTCCACAACGATCTGATTCTTTGTATTATTTGCTGTCTTATAAATAGTAATCGTATTTGCCCAATACCCTACCTGGAGATCGGCTGAGGCCACCGCAAAATGCTTGGAATCAGGGGATAAGATAGGAATGGAGTTAATTGAATAAATGGTTCCATCAAAGTAATTTACGAGGACTACTCCATATCCCTCATACCACGTAACGGAAAGCACATAGAATG is part of the Nitrospirota bacterium genome and harbors:
- a CDS encoding methyltransferase domain-containing protein translates to MDEQERKALMKETFDTVSGGYDNGALRFFPASAEHMAASLGLSGDEQVLDVACGTGHASFAIAKRLKGGRVTAVDFSPGMLEQARKKAAALNVSTVDFLERDMQNLDFPAGLFDIAVCAFGLFFVEDMDAQLSHIVSAVRPGGRIMISSFQENYLHPLKNLFFERLETFGVLQPPQTWKRIANEAGCRQLFEKAGLADIRVEQKNVGYYLDNAGQWWDIVWNAGYRRMVDRLSAKDQGQFKREHLQEVEALRTGKGIWLDVGVLYTMGTKPEERS
- the yedA gene encoding drug/metabolite exporter YedA, which codes for MSDVSSKESPKKTGVIIALVAVYLSWGSTYLVIRIALDELPPLFMMGIRFFLFGIGFYVYLRLRGAPNPDLREWFRSAVIGFFLMLGGSAGVAYAEQWVASGLAALVIATTPLWTVLFAGIWKRWPNRLEWAGLLVGLAGIVVLNFEGDLKASPVGAALLILAAMSWAFGSAWSQHLKLPRGMMAGAAQMITGGAIVLLVSFAIGERITAIPTWRSISAVLYLGIVGSLVGFTAYVYLLGRVRPALATSYAYVNPIIAVLLGMWVLGERIHGAGMIAMMIILTGVVLVLLGQLRYRDAGKE